The Pseudomonas sp. FP198 genomic interval AGCAGTTGCGCGATTACCTGGCAATCGAAACAGCGAGTGCTTATCTGGCGGGGCTGCTGTCGCGGCGCGAATTCAATGGTGTCGTCAATTGCTCAAGTGGCGAGCCGGTGTCGGTTCGTGCGCTGGTAGAAGCACGGTTGCGTGAGCGTGGCGCGGCCATTCGCCTGAACCTGGGTCATTATCCGTATCCGACTCACGAACCCATGGCGTTCTGGGGTGTGGCCGAACGTTTGCATACTTTGTTGGGAGCCGAACATGACGCGTGAGCTATACCGGGCCACCGGCCTTCCGGTTCTGCAGAACCGTACCTTCGCCAACGAGCAGTCGGCCAGAGCCTCGGCGAGTGCCGACATGGTGTTGGTCCAGGACGACGTGAGCGGGTTGGTTTTTAATCAGGCGTTCGATGCTGACAAGCTCAGCTATGACAGCGATTACCAGAATGAACAGGCCTATTCCGGTCAGTTCCAGAAGCATCTTGCTGACGTGGAGGGCATCATCGCCCGGCATTTCAGCGGCCAGGAGTTGATCGAGGTCGGTTGCGGCAAAGGCTATTTTCTGGAACTGCTCAAGGAGCGTGGCTACACGATCACGGGTATCGACCCCGCCTATGAGGGCGCAAACGCAGGCGTGATCAAGGCGCCGTTCACTCGCGAACTGGGCCTGTCGGCCGATGCGGTGGTGCTGCGTCACGTGCTGGAGCATATCCAGGACCCGGTGGCTTTCCTTGCTGAGATCGCGGCGGCCAACCAGGGCGGACAGATCTACATCGAAGTGCCGTGCCTGGACTGGATCCTCGAACATCGTGCGTGGTTCGACCTGTTCTACGAACATGTCAACTATTTCCGCCTCGCTGACCTGCACCGGATGTTTGGCACGGTGCATGAAGCCGGGCACCTGTTCGGCGGTCAGTACCTGTATATCGTTGCTGATCTGGCCACGTTGCGCCTGAAGCCGGATCAGCCCGTTCCGGCGTTGCAACTGCCCGCCGAATTCACCGCCAGTCTCGATCACGCCGTGCAGATTGTTCAGGCTGCGCCGCAGCAAGGCTCGGCGATCTGGGGGGCGTCGTCCAAGGGCGTGATCTACTCGCTTTTTCTGCAACGAGCCGGTGTTGCAGTGGACTGCGTGGTGGATATCAACCCGGCCAAGCAGGGGCGGTACCTGCCGTTGAGTGGGGTGCGGGTCTCCTCGCCCGAGGAGGCGATGACTGCTCTAGCTGAAGGGGCGCATGTATTTGTCATGAATTCCAATTACCTCGAAGAGATCAAGCGGATGACCGGTGGGCGTTACGTCTACCACGCCGTTGACAGCGCTTCGTTCCAATAACCACGAGATTCGAAAAATGACCGACAACACTATCCATAAAGCATTCGAAGCCCAATGCCAGACCGAAATCGCCGGTCAAGGCCAAGATCAGAAACTCGTCGGCTTGGCCAAGGCGTTTTTCAACGAATCGGCCCGCCACAAGTACAGCTACCATTTTTCATGGATGGGGCGGCCGATCATCCAGCTGCCACAGGATATGATGGCCATGCAGGAACTGATCTGGCAGATCAAGCCTGACCTGATCATTGAATGCGGTATCGCCCACGGCGGTTCGATCATCTATTACGCTTCGTTGCTGGAGTTGCAAGGCCACGGCGAAGTGCTGGGTATCGACCTGGATATTCGCCCGCACAATCGCGAAGCCATCGAGAGCCATCCGATGAGCAAACGCATCTCGATGATCGAAGGTTCTAGCATCGATCCGGCTATCGCCGAGCAGGTGCGTGCAGCGGCCAAAGGCAAGAAAGTCATTCTGGTACTCGATTCCAACCACACCCATGACCATGTACTTGAAGAGCTGCGTCTGTATGCGCCGCTGGTTTCGGTGGGCAGCTACTGCGTGGTGATGGACACGGTGGTGGAAGACATGCCGGCGGATTTTTTCCCGGATCGCCCATGGGGGCCGGGCGACAACCCTAAAACCGCAGTGTGGAAATACCTCGAAGAAAACGACAGCTTCGAAATTGACCAGCAACTGCAGAACAAACTGCTGATCACCGTTGCACCGGATGGTTATCTGCGTCGGGTTCGTTAATCCATCCGTTTCAAGTCATTGGCGTCTGGCAGGTTGTGGGGACTAGGAAATATGCAGGTTCGAAATATGCTTCAAAACAACGTGGCACCGCTGAACGAGCGGTTCACCGTGGTGGTCATCTCCCACAACCGCAGCGCATTCCTGCGCCGCACATTGCATTACTACAGCAGCTATCCGTGCTCGGTGCTGGTGCTGGATTCCTCGGTGGAGCGGGATGATCAAATCGCCCGGGGATTTTCCATCGGTCGATTACCGCCACTTGCCTCAGTTCACCTACAAAGGGCTTCAGGAAAAATTGACCTATGGTGTCAACCAGGTCAAAACGCCTTATATGGTGTTCGCCGCCGATGACGATTTCCTGTTGCATGATGCCTTGACCGAGTCGGTGGAGTTTCTCGAAGCCAACCCCGACTACGGCCTTTGCCATGGCTACGGCATCATGTATTTGTCCTGCGCGACAGAAGTCTGCTACTTCCGCCGAGACCGCAAGGTGCACGAGGACTACGACAGCGAATTGGCCGAGGACCGTGTGATCCGTTTCATGGATCAATTCCTGCCGCCGTTCTACGCCGTGACCCGCACTGACCTGCTACAACAGTGGTACGGCATACTGCCGCCAGGCACCAGTTTCGAGTGGCAGGAAAATCGGCCATACCTTTTACCTATTGGCCTGTGCCAAGGCACGGATCCTGCCGATTCCGTTCGCCGTGCGCGAACTCAACTACGGCGGCTCCGAACACAACACCAACGTCCTGACGGTGTTGAGTTACAAAGACGCCAAGAGTGTCGCCGAGCGTGAGCATTTCGCCGAGTTCCTGGCATCCGTGCCAACCCAGCTTAGCGAGCAGGCTCCGGAGCGCATCAAACAGATCGCTCTGGACAGTTTTGCGGCCATGGCCGATTGCCTGCAACAGGGGCGCTCCCTCAAGGGGACGCAAATTATCCGTTCGGCGTGGCTGGAGGCGGGGGGCGAACCGATTCGTTCGTTTGGCCCGCAGCAATTTGTCGAAATGCCTTTTTACAATCAACGTGTCTTCGATCTGCTGACCCAGTTTGAATTCCTGCTGCATGCTATGCCGGCTGGCCGCCTTCAGCTTCAGCAACTGGAAGGTATTCTTCTGCGCCAGCACGAGCTGATGCGAGTGCAACCTAACGACAATGAACGCACAATCCGCAGCCGCTTGTGGGAAGCCCAAGGCCTGTATGCGTTCAACCGTACCGTGGTCAAGCGCCTGGCCGAATCGCTGAAAACCAGCGACGAGCCCGATGAAGCATTAAAATTGCAAGCTTGGGCTGAGCGATTGGATTCGGTGCCGGGACAGCTGGATCGGCGCTTGCTGGAAAACATGCACTCCGGTCGTCTGCTGAGTTGGCTTGAGGCGCGCAATCCGGATGCCGAGCAATTGAAATCCATCACCGCCCACTTGGCCAAGCATCAGGGCGGCCCGCGGTTCTGCATCCTGCTGCTGGACCTCGGCGCTGACATGTTCAAGCTGCAGGCAACCTTCGACAGCCTGGTCAACGGCCACAGCAAGGCGTTCAACGTGGTGGTCTTCACCACCGGTGACGTGCCGGCGACCACGACCGTGCGCGACACCGTGCATTTCGTCAAAGTCAGCGCAACGAACTATGTCGAGCGCGTCAACCAGATCATCGGGCAATCCTCCGCCGACTGGATGGTGCTGGCCGAAGCGGGCGACCAATTCACTCAAAGCGGCCTGCTGCGTGCCAGCCTCGAGCTGATCGGTGCTGAGGGCGTGCGTGCTGTGGCCATGGACGAAATCCACCGCAAGGCCGATGGCAGTCTCACCGATGTGTTCCGCCCCGGCGTCAATCTTGATTTCCTGCAATCGGTGCCTTCATTGATGGCGCGGCATTGGCTGATTCATCGTGACGTATTGGTACAGGCACGCGGTTTCACTCCTGAATACACTCAGGCCCTGGAGTTGGACCTGCTGTTGCGTTTAATCGAAGACGCAGGGCTTGCCGGCCTGGCGCACCTGGCCGAGCCGTTGCTGATCTGCAACGCCCCGGTGGAAGAGGAAAACTCTCAGGAACGTCAGGTACTGACACGCCACTTGGCAGCCCGGGGTTATCGTGCCCAGGTCACTACGGCGCTACCGTTGACCTATCAAATCGATTACCAGCATGCCGAGCGGCCGTTGGTCTCGATCATTCTCGAAAGCCGGGATAACTTCGAACAGGTACAGCAGGCACTGGTCAGCGTGCTGCAGCGTACCCGTTATCATCGCCATGAAATTCTGGTCGCCGACAATCATAGCCAGTCCGAAGCATTGACCCAGTGGCTCGACAGCCTGGAAGGCAAGGGCGACCGGATCCGAATCCTGCGCAGCGACCGGCGCCTCAGCGCTTCGGCCCTGATCAACTGGGCGGGCGCCCAAGCCAAAGGCGAGTATCTGGTGTTGCTGTCTGCCCAAGTACAAGTGATCAACGCCAACTGGCTCGACAGCTTGCTCAACCAGGCACAGCGCCCCGAAGTGGGAATCGTCGGCAGCAAGCAGATGGACATTCGCGGTATCACCACCCAGGCCGGCCTGGTGCTTGCCCCTGACGGTCAGGTGGCCTCGGTATTTATTGGCGAGCGCAAGGACGCCAAGGGTTATCTCAACGGCCATCAAGCGGAACAGAACTACTCGGCGGTGTCTGGCGCGTGCCTGATGATCCGCAAGGATCTGTTCGAAGCGGTTGGCGGCTTGGACGAGGAACATTTCGGTGAAGCGTTTGCCGACGTCGATCTGTGCCTGAAAGCGGCGGATGCGGGGTATCTCACCGTCTGGACTCCCCAGGCCCAAATGCTGCACTCCGGTACGTTCCCCGATGCGCCGGAGGCGACCAAGGTCTTGCGCAACAAGTGGCAGGCGCGCTTCAACCATGACGCGGCCCGTAACCCGAACCTGGCCTTGACCGGTACCGGCTTTGCGCTGGGCACCGCTGCGGCAGTGGATTGGGCAAGATTGCTCGCATAGGTCTGGTTATCAGGCAAAGGACTCAAGGTATGTTCAACGGTAAATCGATCTTCATCTCAGGCGGCACCGGCTCGTTCGGGCGCAATTTCATCCGCCGGTTGCTGGAGCAATACCAGCCCAAGCGCGTGGTGGTGTTTTCCCGCGATGAACTCAAGCAGTACGAGATGCAACAAACCTTCAACGCCCCGTGCATGCGTTATTTCCTGGGAGACGTGCGCGATGCAGATCGTCTGCGCCAGGCCATGCGTGGCATCGATTACGTGGTGCATGCGGCGGCCCTCAAACAGGTGCCGGCGGCGGAATACAATCCTACCGAATGCATTCGCACCAACGTCAATGGTGCAGAAAATATCATCGCAGCGGCGATCGATAACGGTGTGAAAAAAGTCGTTGCGCTGTCCACCGACAAAGCGGCCAGCCCAATCAACCTGTACGGCGCGACCAAGTTGCTGTCGGACAAATTGTTCGTGGCGGCCAACAATATCGCGGGCGAACAGCAAACCCGGTTCGCCGTCGTGCGCTATGGCAATGTTGCCGGCTCCCGGGGCTCGGTGGTGCCGTTCTTCAGCAAGCTCATCGCTGAGGGCGCGACGGAGCTGCCAATTACCGATGAACGTATGACTCGCTTCTGGATCACCCTCGATCACGGTGTGCAATTCGTGCTGGACAGCTTCGCGCGCATGCACGGCGGCGAAGTGTTCGTGCCGAAGATTCCATCGATTCGCATCGTCGATTTGGCGTCGGGCATGGCTGGACATCTGCCTCATAGAAAAGTCGGCATCAGGCCCGGCGAAAAGCTTCATGAACTGATGGTACCGCTGGACGACGCGCGCATGACGATCGAGTTCACAGACCATTACACAATCCAGCCGTCGATTCGCTTCACCAACGTGGATGTGAATTTCGCTATGGACAACCTGGGCGAACGAGGCACTCCCGTCGCGGAGGACTTCGAGTATCGTTCTGACACCAATCCTCACTTTTTGTCGGTGGAACAGATCGCCGATCTGCACGCTCGGCTGTCGGTATGATTCCCTACGGTCGGCAAAGCCTCGATCAAGCTGACATCGATGCCGTCGTCGCCGTGTTGCAGTCCGATTGGCTGACGCAAGGGCCTGCGATCGAGCGCTTTGAACAGGCCATGGCCCGCCGCTGCCAGGCCGGCCATGCCGTGGCGGTGTGCAACGCGACCGCCGCGCTGCATATCGCTTGCCTGGCGGCGGGGCTTGGGCCTGGGGATCGCTTGTGGACCACGCCAAACACCTTTCTGGCCTCAGCCAATTGCGGCCGTTATTGCGGCGCACAGGTGGATTTCGTCGATATCGATCCGCTGACCTGGAATCTCGATGCCGTTGCCTTGGCCATAAAACTCGACAGGGCCGAGTGTGACGGGACCCTGCCAAAAGTTTTGGTGGCGGTAGCCTTCTCCGGGCAAAGCTGTGATATGCGTGAGATCTCTCGCCTGTCCGAGCGATACGGCTTCACGGTCATTGAGGACGCCTCTCATGCCGTGGGCGCGTCTTATGCCGACAGGCCAGTGGGGTGTGGCGAATTCGCGGACATGACGGTGTTCAGTTTCCATCCGGTGAAAATCATTACCAGCGCTGAAGGCGGAATGGTCCTGACCAATCGCCCGGAGCTGGCGCAGCGCCTGCAACGTCTGCGCA includes:
- the pseB gene encoding UDP-N-acetylglucosamine 4,6-dehydratase (inverting), translated to MFNGKSIFISGGTGSFGRNFIRRLLEQYQPKRVVVFSRDELKQYEMQQTFNAPCMRYFLGDVRDADRLRQAMRGIDYVVHAAALKQVPAAEYNPTECIRTNVNGAENIIAAAIDNGVKKVVALSTDKAASPINLYGATKLLSDKLFVAANNIAGEQQTRFAVVRYGNVAGSRGSVVPFFSKLIAEGATELPITDERMTRFWITLDHGVQFVLDSFARMHGGEVFVPKIPSIRIVDLASGMAGHLPHRKVGIRPGEKLHELMVPLDDARMTIEFTDHYTIQPSIRFTNVDVNFAMDNLGERGTPVAEDFEYRSDTNPHFLSVEQIADLHARLSV
- a CDS encoding cephalosporin hydroxylase family protein encodes the protein MTDNTIHKAFEAQCQTEIAGQGQDQKLVGLAKAFFNESARHKYSYHFSWMGRPIIQLPQDMMAMQELIWQIKPDLIIECGIAHGGSIIYYASLLELQGHGEVLGIDLDIRPHNREAIESHPMSKRISMIEGSSIDPAIAEQVRAAAKGKKVILVLDSNHTHDHVLEELRLYAPLVSVGSYCVVMDTVVEDMPADFFPDRPWGPGDNPKTAVWKYLEENDSFEIDQQLQNKLLITVAPDGYLRRVR
- the pseC gene encoding UDP-4-amino-4,6-dideoxy-N-acetyl-beta-L-altrosamine transaminase, which translates into the protein MIPYGRQSLDQADIDAVVAVLQSDWLTQGPAIERFEQAMARRCQAGHAVAVCNATAALHIACLAAGLGPGDRLWTTPNTFLASANCGRYCGAQVDFVDIDPLTWNLDAVALAIKLDRAECDGTLPKVLVAVAFSGQSCDMREISRLSERYGFTVIEDASHAVGASYADRPVGCGEFADMTVFSFHPVKIITSAEGGMVLTNRPELAQRLQRLRSHGMTREAGQMTEPSHGPWYYQQVELGFNYRMTDLQAALGLSQLDKLEGFVARRRGLAARYNQLLGGSPLTLPGLQADAESAWHLYVVRLRLDEISLSHRQVFEGLRAAGIGVNLHYIPVHLQPYYRDLGFAQGDYPQAERYYAEAISLPMFPSLSDEQQDYVVGQLQRLLEE
- a CDS encoding class I SAM-dependent methyltransferase; this encodes MTRELYRATGLPVLQNRTFANEQSARASASADMVLVQDDVSGLVFNQAFDADKLSYDSDYQNEQAYSGQFQKHLADVEGIIARHFSGQELIEVGCGKGYFLELLKERGYTITGIDPAYEGANAGVIKAPFTRELGLSADAVVLRHVLEHIQDPVAFLAEIAAANQGGQIYIEVPCLDWILEHRAWFDLFYEHVNYFRLADLHRMFGTVHEAGHLFGGQYLYIVADLATLRLKPDQPVPALQLPAEFTASLDHAVQIVQAAPQQGSAIWGASSKGVIYSLFLQRAGVAVDCVVDINPAKQGRYLPLSGVRVSSPEEAMTALAEGAHVFVMNSNYLEEIKRMTGGRYVYHAVDSASFQ